In a single window of the Anaerocolumna cellulosilytica genome:
- a CDS encoding glucose-6-phosphate isomerase, which produces MSNKVTFDYSAAKGFISDSEIKMIEKLTESVKEELLNKTGAGNDFLGWVNLPVDYDKEEFNRIQAAAKKIQQDSEVLLVIGIGGSYLGARAAIEFLRHSFYNSVSKEIRKSPEIYYVGNNISSTYISHLIDVIGERDFSINMISKSGTTTEPAIAFRVFKKLLIEKYGKAEAAKRIYATTDKAKGALKNLATEEGYESFVVPDDVGGRFSVLTAVGLLPIAVSGADITKLMEGAASMRARCLSAPFAENDAMLYAAVRNILLRKGKSIEILANYEPSLHFVSEWWKQLFGESEGKDQKGIFPASVDLTTDLHSMGQFIQDGQRTMFETVISLDKVTHEIILEEEEVDLDGLNYLAGKSVDFINKSAMNGTRLAHTDGNVPNLLVNLPEQNEFYLGELFYFFEFACGISGYMLGVNPFDQPGVESYKKNMFALLGKPGFEKQREELLKRL; this is translated from the coding sequence ATGAGCAATAAGGTAACGTTTGATTATTCAGCAGCAAAAGGGTTTATCAGCGATTCTGAAATAAAGATGATAGAAAAACTTACAGAGAGTGTTAAAGAAGAACTTCTGAATAAAACCGGAGCAGGTAATGATTTTTTAGGATGGGTTAATTTACCTGTTGATTATGATAAGGAAGAATTTAACCGTATTCAAGCAGCAGCTAAGAAAATACAACAGGATTCAGAAGTATTATTAGTTATTGGTATCGGAGGTTCTTATTTAGGTGCCCGTGCTGCCATTGAATTCTTAAGACATAGTTTTTATAATTCCGTATCCAAAGAAATACGGAAATCACCTGAGATTTATTATGTAGGTAATAATATCAGCAGTACGTACATCAGTCATTTAATAGATGTCATTGGAGAGAGAGATTTTTCCATTAACATGATTAGTAAATCCGGTACAACTACGGAACCTGCGATAGCTTTCCGTGTCTTTAAAAAGCTGTTAATAGAGAAATACGGTAAAGCAGAAGCGGCAAAAAGAATCTATGCAACAACTGACAAAGCAAAGGGTGCCCTAAAGAATCTTGCAACAGAGGAAGGTTATGAAAGTTTTGTAGTGCCTGATGATGTAGGAGGACGTTTTTCGGTATTGACTGCGGTAGGTTTACTGCCCATTGCGGTAAGTGGTGCGGATATAACGAAATTAATGGAAGGTGCAGCCAGCATGAGAGCACGTTGTCTATCTGCTCCTTTTGCTGAAAATGATGCGATGCTTTATGCTGCTGTTCGTAATATCTTACTAAGAAAAGGTAAGAGTATTGAAATATTGGCAAACTATGAGCCATCCCTTCATTTTGTATCAGAATGGTGGAAGCAGTTATTTGGTGAGAGTGAGGGAAAAGATCAGAAAGGAATCTTCCCTGCATCAGTGGATTTAACCACAGATCTTCATTCCATGGGTCAGTTTATTCAGGATGGACAGAGAACTATGTTTGAAACGGTTATCAGTCTGGATAAAGTAACGCATGAAATCATCCTTGAGGAAGAGGAAGTTGACTTGGACGGCTTAAATTATTTGGCTGGAAAGAGTGTAGATTTTATTAATAAGAGTGCTATGAATGGTACCAGACTTGCTCATACGGATGGGAATGTTCCGAATCTCTTAGTGAATCTTCCAGAACAGAATGAATTCTATTTAGGCGAATTATTCTATTTCTTTGAATTTGCCTGTGGTATCAGCGGTTATATGCTTGGAGTAAATCCCTTTGACCAACCAGGTGTTGAGAGTTATAAGAAAAATATGTTTGCTCTCCTTGGAAAGCCAGGCTTTGAAAAGCAAAGAGAAGAATTATTAAAACGTCTATAA
- a CDS encoding cytidylate kinase family protein, which yields MHITITGNLGSGKSTICKILEDKHGFEIYSTGKVQRELAREMNMTTLEMNKLMCSDRKYDNMIDDATARLSRENKHKNIIFDSRLAWNFVEESFKVFLSVSLNVAAERVMNDNRGKEEQYSSVTEARELLAARAATENQRYKDMYDLEYFNFANYDLVIDSTYCSPEIAASIIMEESKKQEKLKQETGKYSEGTRILMSPRRLYSGTVTNEEKSELSGKVEEFKKINYYLDNPVSVKRDGDNYMVIDGLNDIKAALLADVCFVPVVIK from the coding sequence ATGCATATTACTATAACGGGAAATCTGGGGAGCGGCAAATCTACGATATGCAAGATTTTAGAAGATAAGCATGGATTTGAGATTTACTCAACGGGGAAGGTACAGAGGGAACTTGCCAGGGAGATGAATATGACAACTCTGGAGATGAATAAACTTATGTGCAGTGACCGGAAGTATGATAACATGATCGATGATGCAACAGCCAGACTATCTAGAGAAAATAAACATAAGAATATTATATTTGACTCCCGTTTGGCCTGGAATTTTGTAGAAGAATCATTTAAAGTGTTTTTATCCGTAAGTCTTAATGTAGCTGCCGAACGTGTCATGAATGATAACAGAGGGAAAGAAGAGCAGTATTCCAGTGTCACAGAGGCAAGAGAATTGCTTGCCGCAAGAGCAGCGACAGAAAACCAACGCTACAAAGATATGTATGATTTAGAATATTTTAATTTTGCCAACTATGATTTAGTAATAGACAGTACTTACTGTTCTCCGGAGATTGCCGCCTCTATTATAATGGAAGAGTCAAAGAAACAGGAAAAATTAAAACAGGAAACCGGCAAGTATAGTGAAGGTACCCGTATTTTGATGTCACCAAGAAGATTGTACTCAGGAACTGTTACAAATGAGGAAAAATCAGAATTATCCGGCAAAGTGGAAGAATTTAAAAAAATAAATTATTACTTAGATAATCCTGTCTCTGTAAAGAGAGATGGAGATAATTACATGGTTATAGATGGACTTAATGACATAAAGGCGGCACTGTTAGCAGACGTTTGCTTTGTACCTGTAGTAATTAAGTAA
- the ytvI gene encoding sporulation integral membrane protein YtvI, with protein sequence MVINNKKIKLLLILILSIVGVYIGFEYILPLFIPFILAYLIAAAILPVVRFLYRRIRMPKIFGGIISLGILGTGFGWILCYLVDLLLKQLTVLLRNLPIYLSVLGSFMDRFSEGCDKFFGIQLGTVQSFIYSNFDGLLVIVKNKIIPVITTRSINLLIGIVGFAGIILIVLVSVLLLVKDEDQYSESFKNSFFYQEIHIVTGKLSEMGIAYLKTQAIMLGLIGAVCTVGLLLIHNKYALLIGIAIGIFDAFPILGSGLILVPWGIIEIINKDLYSGAILLTVYLCCQLIRQFLEPKLLGSRIGIKPVYTLMSMYAGVNLFGFAGFILGPIGLVIVTTIVKECKERLVITKEM encoded by the coding sequence ATGGTTATCAATAATAAAAAAATAAAATTATTACTGATACTTATTTTATCTATTGTAGGGGTTTATATAGGGTTTGAATATATTCTTCCACTTTTTATACCGTTTATACTGGCTTATCTTATTGCAGCAGCCATTCTTCCTGTTGTTCGGTTCTTATACCGTAGAATTCGTATGCCAAAAATCTTTGGAGGAATCATATCCCTAGGAATCTTAGGAACGGGTTTTGGATGGATTTTATGTTATCTTGTGGATTTGCTTTTAAAACAACTTACCGTCCTGCTAAGAAATCTCCCAATTTATTTATCAGTGTTAGGAAGTTTCATGGATAGGTTTAGTGAAGGATGTGATAAGTTTTTTGGTATTCAGCTTGGTACAGTACAAAGTTTTATATACAGTAATTTTGATGGACTACTGGTTATTGTTAAAAATAAAATCATCCCCGTTATTACCACCAGAAGTATTAACTTGCTAATTGGTATCGTAGGTTTTGCGGGAATTATATTAATTGTTTTGGTTTCTGTTTTATTATTAGTAAAAGATGAGGATCAATATTCAGAAAGCTTTAAGAACTCCTTTTTTTATCAAGAGATTCATATAGTAACCGGAAAATTATCAGAAATGGGTATTGCGTATCTAAAAACTCAGGCTATTATGCTAGGGCTGATAGGTGCAGTATGTACGGTAGGATTATTATTAATTCATAATAAATACGCTCTATTAATCGGTATTGCCATTGGAATTTTTGATGCTTTTCCCATCCTTGGTAGCGGTCTTATATTAGTGCCCTGGGGGATTATTGAAATTATTAATAAGGATTTATATTCTGGCGCCATACTTTTAACAGTTTATTTATGTTGTCAGCTTATCAGACAGTTTTTAGAACCCAAACTTTTAGGAAGTCGAATTGGTATAAAGCCGGTGTATACTTTAATGTCCATGTATGCAGGGGTTAACTTATTCGGGTTTGCAGGCTTTATTTTAGGGCCAATAGGACTTGTAATTGTAACCACAATAGTAAAGGAATGTAAAGAGAGATTAGTGATTACAAAAGAAATGTAA
- a CDS encoding 5'-methylthioadenosine/adenosylhomocysteine nucleosidase, with the protein MNVIGIIGAMEEEVNQLKDKMTEVKVRSKAGMDFYEGLFQERKCIIVRSGIGKVNAAVCTQILIDDFGVELVINTGIAGSLKAEINIGDMVIATDTLQHDVDATGFGYAGGVIPRMKTSIFQTEDTLNRLAYDVCVKANPDIQVFRGRVVSGDQFISEKEKKNWIAEQFKGYCTEMEGAAIGQAAYLNNIPYLVIRAISDKADDSAHMDYGKFEEKAIEHTVKFIEALVPVLK; encoded by the coding sequence ATGAATGTAATCGGTATAATTGGTGCAATGGAAGAGGAAGTTAACCAACTTAAAGACAAAATGACAGAAGTTAAGGTGAGAAGCAAGGCTGGAATGGATTTTTATGAAGGGTTGTTTCAGGAGAGAAAATGCATAATAGTTCGTTCCGGAATTGGTAAGGTGAATGCGGCTGTTTGTACCCAGATATTAATAGATGATTTTGGTGTAGAGCTAGTAATTAACACTGGAATCGCAGGTTCTTTAAAAGCAGAAATCAACATTGGAGATATGGTAATTGCTACAGATACATTACAGCATGATGTAGATGCGACCGGCTTTGGTTATGCAGGCGGGGTTATACCGAGAATGAAAACCTCAATCTTTCAGACAGAAGATACGTTAAACCGGCTTGCCTATGACGTATGTGTAAAGGCCAATCCGGATATACAGGTTTTCCGTGGCAGAGTTGTAAGTGGTGACCAGTTCATCAGTGAGAAGGAAAAAAAGAACTGGATTGCAGAGCAGTTCAAAGGCTACTGTACAGAGATGGAGGGAGCTGCTATTGGACAAGCAGCATATCTTAACAATATCCCATATCTGGTAATACGAGCCATATCTGATAAAGCAGACGATAGTGCCCACATGGATTATGGAAAATTCGAAGAAAAAGCCATTGAACATACAGTAAAGTTTATAGAAGCGTTGGTACCGGTACTTAAATAA